The Arachis ipaensis cultivar K30076 chromosome B10, Araip1.1, whole genome shotgun sequence DNA window ACCATCCACCTTAGTCTCAGCATCTTCAGTCAACTCCCCACCATCCACCTTCATTCCCAAATGAATAATAATTAGTCAATAGCATGCTCCTATGTTGCCATAACCCTCTATCAAGGAGTGAACTTCAATAGATAAAAAATGCATAGAGATTATGCATGAAATGGTACCTTAACGACAGCAGATGATAGACGACGTTTGGGAGGGGGTTGATCTTCGGAGTGATTCCTATCTCCCTGAATAACAAACATAGAAGAATGAATATCCTACATTGAATGCTGATTACTAAAGCCTAAAGGCATGGAGAACCCTAATCAGAAAAGAAACAAACCGGTCGAAGAAAAGGTCGTTGGCGAATTCCGTTGGAAGAGAAGTTGCGGGGAGCAGCAGCGCCTCTGCGAAGGCCTCGAGGATCTCGAAGCCTTTCCGTAATCTACAGTTTTCAAAAAGAGAACAAAAACTGAAGAACACATAATAGAAATGTAGATGTAGAAAGaaagagtgagtgagtgagtgagagtGACCTCGCGCTGTTGGCGAAGAAGCTCGCCGATCTCGTGGCGGAGTTGGTCCTCGGTTTTGTCCACCGCCGTGCTTGCCATTGCGTTGGTTTCAGCCATTTTTCTCCACCGCGCTGCACTCTGTCTCTCTGCCCTTATAAAACCCTCATCCTCTCTTTTTTTCTTACCTTAACTATACTTGTTTACATGCTTATTAGCAATGCATAATTAAGCAACACTGTCCACTATAATAGTTATTTAATGAttcatttatatttatttatttattttgatactaATTTGTATTTTAGTTTACTATTAATTGTATAGTATTTAACagagttaaaccccaaaatggattcaaatttagcgggatttgggtgtattattagagattctaaggGAGATTGGATCTCGGGCTGCTCTGGAAGCATTCTCCTTTGGTCTATAatcagatgtgaattatttgctgcttggagggggctagttttagcttgggattgcggtttgagggatattatatgtgaaacggattgccttgacattctgcccatcatgcatgagcttacaagtgGGTATTCATCTGAAGTAACATATTTGGTTCACAAGATTCAGGAGCTTTTATCTCGTCCTTAGCTTGTTCACGTTGAATGGGTGtcccgagaagcaaatagagctgcggattggatggataaatatggtgccaagagtaactctaatcatgttatttggtctgagcctggtgttgatctccaacgaatcatccgctcggatttaggatagtttttgctttgtttctttccttgtttagacacaaaaaaaaatcccaaaatGGTCCCTAAGATTGGTGTCGTCCACTAAAATCGTCtctgagattccaattgcaccaagATTGAAAaaagtgcaccatattagtccctgacctattttccattaacgacgtgatgacatggcatgatgatgtggactgtaagtgacacgtgtcacttcataatttggccacgtgtaatcgTATGATGATttggtgaccagtgacacgtggcatgctaacgtggatggttgtgccacgtgtcacaatgttttttggccacgtgtccgtttgtgccacgtgtcgcaacagtattcgtccacgtgttatctattatgtcatcgttgtatatgcaccaaattagtccctcactttgcattaagtgactcattttagtccctgaaattgaatgtcgtgcaccaaattagtcccttcactagttttttctcatttttttctataaattcaaaattctcaatatttttgaatgcattaatttcaattctattttttcacatgttcttcaaataaaagtatttttataaaatattttttctcttgcgaaTACCCTAACCGCTAACTTAGAGTTGACGTGAAGGCTTTTCAAGCACCTtcactaccatctccgacctctttcaatacttttataaaatatttttttcttgcgGATACCCTTAATAACCGCcgtcttggagttgacgtgaaggcatttcaagctTCCCTCCCTCATTatcatctccgacctctttcttCTAGACTGCAGAGGTCAAAGATGGTAGTGAGGGTGTTTGAAGTGGCTTCAATCTAGCTCATTTACACATAACGAAAACGTGTATTTTATAAgaaaaaaatgtttattttaattattaatttattttcaaaaacacatattttttaatgaaaaaaatgtgtctaatcaattatataattattttttttaataacatacttatatattataaatttaccaatgttaaattattaaaaaaatatataattaaagctAAAAAgtaaaatcttaaaattttttatgaaagtacttgtatttaaacgatatatgaaaaaatagaattggaaTTAGTGTatccaaaatattaaaattttaaatttaaaaaaaatgagaaaaatgggtgaagggactagtttggtgcacgacattcaatttcagggactaaaatgagtcacttaatgcaaagtgaaggactaatttggtgcatatacaacgatgacataatAGATAACACGTGAACAAATACTGTTGCGATACGTGGCACAAacggacacgtggccaaataacattgtgacacgtgtcACAACCATCCATATGTCACTTACAgtccacgtcatcatgccatgtcatcacgtcgttaatgaaaaataggtcagggactaatatggtgcattttttcaatctcagggacgattttagtgcaTGATGCCAATCTCAGAAACCATTTTGGGTTTAACTCTATTTAACATTATGTGAAAAGCATATTAGAAAAAGAAtgttaaagaaaaatattttaatagaaaaaaatataaaattaattcatattaatttaaatgtaaaataaatgttaaaaaaatatcattcacCTTAAATTTCTCATTTAAAAAATCTACAAAaatattaaattgaatttttttatttttgggtctTAAAACATCATCACCGTCAAATATTAAAGATGGTTAAATGATGTAAGGAGTACATACTCCTTCAACTTGCTCTACTAGAATTTTTTCCAAAACAGAAATTTTGTGCCGTCTAGGTCAATGTTTGATTTTGTCAATTCTTTTCTTTAATCCTTTCTTTATTCCTGATGTGTACCCTAAAACGTGGTATAGATCCTAACCGACCAAAAAAGGCGGagatatcaatgcaagagaattCAACACAACTTGAAAGCAAGTCAAAACACCATCTCTAGTCCGTTAACAATAACGGCACTCACCTCACGACCACAAAAATCGGAACTAACGATGAAAGGATAACACTCAACTCGCCTATATAAACAAACCAAGTAACCCAGAAGAAGACGGGTTATAAAATACATTTCATTATCTCATTCACATTATTCTCTTATTATCTtgcactgacttgagcgtcggagtgctttttgcaggtgctcccgccgcCGTGTTTCGTATTGCCGAGGTTTTCCACCACCCTCTCCAAGACGACGTATAACTTATCCCAAGACCGAGCAGTCGCGAAAGGAGCCTTATACTTCGGTTGGACTCGgacggaacatttggcgcccaccgtggggcccgaACAAACTCATCTAACCCCACTATTTTTTTTTACCtagttttttatttcttttcttttacagGATCTCCGATCCTCAACCATGGCTGAAAATGGGGTTCATCAACCCACGCAAGCAGAGCTCTTAGCTCAAATTGTTGAACTTCAAGCAAAAGTTCGAAGGATAGCCAAACTTACCGTCAACAACAATGCCGGAAAGCATGAGGAAGGAAACTCCAAAGGCTCAACTCAAGGCAATACCAATCCATTATGCCTCAATCCGCCAAAAGAGAAGCTGACCTTGGACAACCCATTCTTTAAAGAGATCACCAGCTTCCAGATGCCAAAAAATTTCGTGCTACCCACTACTCTTGAGCCGTATAAGGGGATTGGTGACCCTCGTGCTCATGTTAAAAAATTCCAATCCATGATGTTTTTTAATGGCGCTAACAATGAACCTGTACTCTGTCGAGCCTTTCCTACTTATTTTGATGGTGCTACATTACTTTGATTTTCTAAGTTGTCTGCAGGATCGATCTCTTCATTTGAAGAGGTGGCAAGGTCCTTCATCGACTACTTCGCAGCTTCAAGGATATACGTACACGGATCGGATTACCTTGGTACCATCCGGCAAGGACAACACGAAAGCTTAAAGGAGTACATGACCAGATTTGCTGAAGGAACCATGGAAATACCAGATCTGGACCCAGCTGTCCACCTGCACGCCCTTAAGGTCGGCCTTAGACCTAGTAAGTTCCGGGAGACAATCGCGGTGACTAAACCGAAGACACTGGAGGAGTTCCGAGAAAGAGCAGCCGGACAAATGGAGATTGAAGAAGATAAGGCCATAAGATCGCAAAACAACAAGGAACCAAGAAAgccattcaagctcagcccaaaattTGACAATTACACCAGATTcaacacaaagaaagaaaaataatcaaAGAGATCTTCAACGCCAAAATAATAAAACCTCCAGCCCGAGCAGGAAGTTACCAGGATCAAGGATTTGTAGACAAAAGCAAACACTGTGCTTTCCATCAGAAGTATGGGCACACGACGGACGAATGTGTGATCGCCAAAGACTTACTAGAGAGGTTAGCCCGGCAAGGCCTCTTGGACAAGTATGTTGAAGGAAGCAGAAATAAGGAAGACATTCAAAACCGAGAAGAGCGCCGACAAACTTTGGAAGGAAAAGACGACAATAGATGGTCTAACCCTAATCCACCAAAAGGgatcataaactgcatatccgGAGGATTTACCGGGGGAGGCAAAACAAACTCGGCACGCAAACGAAGCTACCGAGCAATGCTGGCAATCGAAGGAACAGTACCACCAAGCAACAAAAATACAACCGGTCTCAAAATCACTTTCAGCCAGGCAGACATGTCTTTGGCCATCCCGAACTTAGACGATCCAGTGGTGATTTTCATCCAAACAGGATAACTATTGGTAAGAAAAGTCCTTTTGGACCCAAGTAGTAGCGCAGACGTACTTTTTTTATTCTACATTCCAAAAAATGAAACTTTCTAAAAGAACCATGCAACCTTCATCCAGAGAACTGGTAGGGTTCTCCGGAGAAAGGGTCCCAATTAAAGGCTATATATGGCTAAAAACGACAATGGGGGATACCCCATTATCACAGACCATTGATATCCAATATCTTATAGTCGACTGTCCCAGTCCTTACAATATTATCCTCGGAAGACCTGCTTTGAACATGTTCAGGGCAGTAGTGTCTACCTTACATTTATGTGTTAAGTTTCAAGCACAGGACGGCAAGATAGCAACACTCTACTCGGACCGCCAACAAGCTCGGCAGTGTTACAATGCAAGCCTGAAAAACATCGGCACAAGACAAAAAAACCAACAAGAGGTCAAGGCCATCCACAGCACGAACGAAGTACTAACCCTAGCAGAGCTCGACCCTCGAGAGGACACCCAAGAAAGACCTCAACTAGCGGACGAGCTCCAAAAAGTTCCCCTAACATCGAAACCAGAACAATTCACCTACATCGGCCGAGCCTTTCAAGGACAAGAACAATTGGAGCTTATAAATGTACTACAAGACAACGCCGATCTATTTGCCTGGACCCCGACAAATATGCCAGGAATAGACCCAAACATCATTTGCCACAAGCTCACCATCGACAGAACAATCCGACCTATAGCTCAAAAGAAGAGGAATCTCGGGGCGGAAAAAGCAAAGGCAGAGCTAGAAAAAACTAAGAAGTTACTTAGTGCCGACTTCATCAAGGAAATTCGCTTCACCACGTGGCTCTCGaacgtggtaatggtaagaaaaaattcaggtaaatggcgcatgtgcgtcgactttacaaaCCTCAACAAGGCATGTCCGAAAGATGCCTACCCACTGCCATGTATCGACAAACTGGTAGATAATGTGTCAGGATTTAAAAGCttaagcttcatggatgcatactctggttaCAACCAGATCCTTATGCATCCAGAAGACCAGAGTAAAACAGCTTTCATAACTGAACATGAGAATTTTTGTTATAgagtaatgccatttggtctaaagaatgcaggtgcaacatatCAGCGACTAACGGATAAGGTATTCCATCAATAGATAGGTCGGAATATGGAAATCTACATGGACGATATGGTCACCAAGAACACACAAAAAAGATCGCACTGTGAAGACCTCAAAGAAATATTCAGTTAGATCCGAGCATATAACATGAGACTCAATCCAGAGAAATGCGCTTTTGGGGTACAAGGAGGCAAGTTCCTTGGTTTCATGCTGACTTCACGGGGAATCGAAGCAAATCCTGATAAATGTGAGGCAATACTTAATATGGCAAGtccaaaaataataaaggaaGTACAACAACAAGCAGGGAGAGTAGCCGCCTTGTCAAGATTTTTTCCAGCGGTATCAAACCGATTATATCACTTTTTCCAGACGATACCAAAAGGTAAAAAATTCGAGTGGACAAAGGAATGCGAGACGGCATTCACCGAACTTAAAGCCACCCTGTCTTCACTGCCAGTACTACAAAGCCTAGAAGTCAGTAAGcccttatatttatatttatctgtTTCCAATTAAACTATAAGCTCGGTTCTTGTCACTGAGGCAGGAAAAACACAAAGCCAGTATACTTCGTCAGCAGAGTCATGCAGCCAACAGAAAGAAGATACCCCAGAATAGAACAACTAGCCCTAGCACTAGTAACAACAGCAAGGAGACTAAGGCACTACTTCCAGAGCCACAATAATTGTAAGGATGAACCAACCACTAAGGCAAATATTAACAAAGCCAGAATTAGCAGGACGATTGACCAAGCGGTCCATCGAACTTTCTGAGTTTGATATTCAGTTTCAATCAAGACCAGCCCTGAAGTCACAAATCCTGGCGGACTTCGTTTCCGAGCTCACACCTGATGAGCAACACTATGAGAAGACTTGGGAATTACAAGTAGATGGCGCATCAAACCGAGAAGGAAGTGGAGCCAGGATAGTATTAAAGGAGGGAGAAACAGTAATGGCCGAGCAATCACTTCAATTCTACTTCTCAGCAAGCAATAACCAAGCCGAATACGAGGCGCTAATGGCAGGTCTCAAGCTCACCCCCAGCTTCCAAGTACAAAGCCTGGTAGTATATTGCGACTCCCTCTTAGTGGTTCAACTAATCAAAGGATACTTCCAGGTAAAAGATCTTTTGTTAGAGCAGTATTGG harbors:
- the LOC107620104 gene encoding uncharacterized protein LOC107620104 — encoded protein: MGDTPLSQTIDIQYLIVDCPSPYNIILGRPALNMFRAVVSTLHLCVKFQAQDGKIATLYSDRQQARQCYNASLKNIGTRQKNQQEVKAIHSTNEVLTLAELDPREDTQERPQLADELQKVPLTSKPEQFTYIGRAFQGQEQLELINVLQDNADLFAWTPTNMPGIDPNIICHKLTIDRTIRPIAQKKRNLGAEKAKAELEKTKKLLSADFIKEIRFTTWLSNVVMILMHPEDQSKTAFITEHENFCYRVMPFGLKNAGATYQRLTDKIRAYNMRLNPEKCAFGVQGGKFLGFMLTSRGIEANPDKCEAILNMTIPKGKKFEWTKECETAFTELKATLSSLPEKHKASILRQQSHAANRKKIPQNRTTSPSTSNNSKETKALLPEPQ